The proteins below are encoded in one region of Aquisphaera giovannonii:
- a CDS encoding AsmA-like C-terminal region-containing protein: MKRRRLCWLGRLSILGLGLSPGLLWVLIVLVAPTNWARRHVIAALEASSGRAVELDSLGVCLGGNVSLSGLRIASPSSRDRPWLDARQVQLDVSLIQLLRGRFDPTSLDVEDATLRVLRRRDGSLEIADSSREARAPANDQAGRASCAPARLAAKLHNLRLEVVDEPDSSVLALEDVSGDGLWEREGGLSTSLFGRWNQGTFQLTAHLGCERSRPVFEGELRASDVLLDERMGLLSFAVPVLAGSKTPVQGKLALDVYMRGGGASGPEIARSLVGHGHLAIDPVNLTGTPFMAELRKVAQGTVVDEAASLRSDFTIQSSRITTERMELAAGRLPIVFSGWTDFTGALDYTITVDGLADRVPEKARRLFQRLDVDLKGLTTIKLAGNLDRISIRMNTADGSSRPLEQLIDPDDRARLRMLSRQFRNKVVK, from the coding sequence TTGAAACGCCGTCGTTTGTGCTGGCTGGGACGGCTCTCGATCCTGGGGCTGGGACTATCCCCGGGCCTGCTCTGGGTCCTGATCGTCCTCGTCGCGCCCACGAACTGGGCGCGCCGCCATGTCATCGCCGCGCTCGAAGCCTCCAGCGGCAGGGCGGTCGAGCTGGACAGCCTGGGCGTCTGCCTGGGGGGCAACGTCTCGCTCTCCGGGCTTCGCATCGCCTCGCCCTCCAGCCGGGACCGCCCCTGGCTGGATGCCCGGCAAGTCCAGCTCGACGTCAGCCTGATCCAGCTCCTCCGCGGGAGGTTCGATCCCACCTCGCTGGACGTCGAGGACGCCACCCTCAGGGTCTTGCGGCGACGGGACGGCAGCCTCGAGATCGCCGACTCCTCGCGTGAGGCACGCGCCCCGGCCAACGACCAGGCCGGCCGTGCAAGCTGCGCCCCGGCGAGGCTGGCGGCGAAGCTTCACAACCTCCGCCTCGAAGTCGTCGACGAGCCGGACTCGAGCGTCCTCGCCCTCGAGGACGTGAGCGGGGATGGCCTGTGGGAGCGTGAGGGGGGCCTCTCCACCAGCCTCTTCGGGCGCTGGAATCAGGGCACCTTCCAGCTCACCGCCCATCTGGGATGCGAGCGGAGCCGGCCGGTCTTCGAGGGCGAGCTGCGCGCCTCGGACGTCCTGCTGGATGAGAGGATGGGGCTTCTGTCCTTCGCCGTGCCCGTGCTGGCGGGCTCGAAGACGCCGGTGCAGGGGAAGCTCGCGCTGGACGTCTACATGCGCGGGGGCGGGGCGAGCGGCCCCGAGATCGCCCGGTCGCTCGTGGGTCACGGCCACCTGGCGATCGATCCGGTGAATCTGACCGGGACCCCGTTCATGGCCGAGCTCAGGAAGGTCGCCCAGGGGACCGTCGTCGATGAGGCCGCGTCCCTGAGGAGCGATTTCACCATCCAGTCGAGCCGGATCACCACCGAACGCATGGAGCTGGCGGCGGGCAGGCTGCCTATCGTCTTCTCGGGCTGGACCGATTTCACCGGCGCCCTGGATTACACGATCACGGTCGACGGTCTTGCCGATCGGGTGCCGGAGAAGGCCCGCCGGCTCTTCCAGCGGCTCGACGTCGACCTCAAGGGGCTCACCACCATCAAGCTCGCCGGCAACCTGGACCGCATTTCCATCCGCATGAACACCGCCGACGGGTCGTCCAGGCCGCTGGAGCAGCTCATCGACCCGGACGACCGGGCGAGACTCCGCATGCTCAGTCGCCAGTTTCGGAACAAGGTTGTGAAATAA
- a CDS encoding CehA/McbA family metallohydrolase has protein sequence MYGRLWLARSAWLAVVGAVLVAVRPAGAEPLPVVQGVEFQPLSAQARRVIDALDMLGRPLPPRDRERLLRAIEGDDPQAGVRIIQQVLDAHCLIGVEINAESRVKSVQGPAAARLVQDGWTDFLIKVHNQAGVTAALATSSPNAAPVFRPSTGNPDPKASVSPGQVLQRWMDLAMFQARPLKPELSGLLVEYRIIEIYSRDAGRREARIGFNVGQGTQDLGFRSDVDILFSIDPAVPVALEVRDVDGRPTTAEFLIRDSLGRVHPSAGRRLAPDFYFHPQVYRRDGETLMLSPGVYDVEYTRGPEYRRLKKTITVKPGGGQKESFRLERWIHLADEKWFSGDHHIHAAGCGHYESPTEGVKPEDMWRHIQGEDLDVGCVLAWGPCWYYQKQFFEGKTHALSTAENLMRYDIEVSGFPSSHAGHLCLLRLKDDDYPGTTRIEEWPSWDLPVLKWGKAQGGVVGFSHSGWGLRISTDDIPSLEMPPFDGIGANEYVVDVVHDAVDFISTVDTPAPWELNVWYHTLNCGYRARISGETDFPCIYGERVGLGRVYVKLPDGQLDFDRWCQGLKEGRSYVGDGRSHLIDFRVDGRGVGEDGSELKLIAPGTVKVQARVAAFLDKVPSAEARAIRKRPLSEKPYWDLERARIGETRTVPVEVVVNGRAVARKEIEADGTIREVTFDVPLKTSSWIALRVLPSSHTNPVFVLVGNKPIRASKASADWCLKAVDRCWAQKEGAIRPSEKEEAKRAYDAARASYSKIRGEAVGE, from the coding sequence ATGTACGGCCGCTTGTGGCTGGCGAGATCGGCATGGCTTGCAGTCGTCGGGGCAGTGCTGGTGGCGGTCCGGCCGGCCGGCGCCGAGCCGCTGCCGGTCGTCCAGGGCGTGGAGTTCCAGCCCCTCTCCGCACAGGCCCGACGCGTGATCGACGCGCTCGACATGCTCGGGCGGCCGCTGCCGCCGAGGGACCGCGAGCGGCTCCTCCGCGCGATCGAGGGCGACGACCCGCAGGCGGGCGTCCGGATCATCCAGCAGGTCCTGGACGCCCACTGCCTGATCGGCGTCGAGATCAACGCGGAGAGCCGCGTGAAATCGGTCCAGGGCCCCGCGGCCGCGCGACTCGTCCAGGATGGGTGGACCGATTTCCTCATCAAGGTGCACAACCAGGCCGGCGTCACCGCCGCGCTGGCGACCAGCAGCCCCAACGCCGCCCCGGTCTTCCGGCCGTCCACGGGGAACCCCGATCCGAAGGCCTCCGTAAGCCCCGGGCAGGTCCTCCAGCGCTGGATGGACCTGGCGATGTTCCAGGCCCGCCCGCTGAAGCCCGAGCTGAGCGGCCTGCTCGTCGAGTACCGCATCATCGAGATCTACAGCCGCGATGCCGGCCGGCGTGAGGCGCGCATCGGCTTCAACGTCGGCCAGGGCACGCAGGACCTGGGCTTCCGCAGCGACGTCGACATCCTCTTCAGCATCGACCCGGCGGTCCCCGTGGCGCTCGAGGTCCGCGACGTGGACGGCCGGCCCACCACGGCCGAGTTCCTGATCCGCGACAGCCTGGGGCGGGTCCATCCCTCCGCGGGACGCCGGCTCGCCCCGGACTTCTACTTCCATCCGCAGGTCTATCGCCGGGACGGCGAGACCCTGATGCTATCGCCCGGCGTCTACGACGTGGAGTACACCCGGGGGCCGGAGTACCGCCGGCTGAAGAAGACCATCACCGTCAAGCCGGGCGGAGGGCAGAAGGAATCGTTCCGCCTCGAGCGCTGGATCCACCTGGCCGATGAGAAGTGGTTCTCGGGCGATCACCACATCCACGCGGCGGGCTGCGGCCACTACGAGAGCCCGACCGAGGGCGTGAAGCCGGAGGACATGTGGCGGCACATCCAGGGCGAGGACCTGGACGTCGGCTGCGTCCTGGCCTGGGGCCCTTGCTGGTACTACCAGAAGCAATTCTTCGAGGGCAAGACCCACGCACTGTCCACGGCGGAGAACCTCATGCGGTACGACATCGAGGTCTCCGGCTTCCCCTCCTCGCACGCCGGGCACCTCTGCCTGCTCCGCTTGAAGGACGACGACTACCCGGGCACGACCCGGATCGAGGAATGGCCGAGCTGGGACCTGCCCGTGCTGAAGTGGGGCAAGGCCCAGGGCGGGGTCGTGGGCTTCTCCCATTCGGGATGGGGCCTGCGGATCTCCACGGACGACATCCCCTCCCTGGAGATGCCGCCGTTCGACGGGATCGGGGCGAATGAATACGTCGTCGACGTCGTCCACGACGCCGTGGACTTCATCTCCACGGTGGACACCCCCGCCCCCTGGGAGCTGAACGTCTGGTATCACACGCTGAACTGCGGCTACAGGGCCCGGATCAGCGGCGAGACCGACTTCCCTTGCATCTACGGCGAGCGCGTGGGCCTGGGGCGGGTCTACGTGAAGTTGCCCGACGGTCAGCTCGACTTCGACCGCTGGTGCCAGGGGCTCAAGGAGGGCCGCTCCTACGTCGGGGACGGTCGCAGCCACCTGATCGACTTCCGCGTCGACGGGCGGGGCGTCGGCGAGGACGGCAGCGAGCTCAAGCTGATCGCGCCCGGCACGGTGAAGGTCCAGGCCCGCGTCGCCGCGTTCCTGGACAAGGTCCCGTCCGCCGAGGCGAGGGCGATCCGGAAGCGGCCGCTCTCGGAGAAGCCTTACTGGGACCTGGAGCGTGCCCGGATCGGCGAGACCCGGACGGTGCCCGTGGAGGTGGTCGTGAACGGCCGGGCCGTGGCCCGGAAGGAGATCGAGGCGGACGGCACCATCCGCGAGGTTACGTTCGACGTCCCGCTGAAGACGTCGAGCTGGATCGCCCTGAGGGTCCTCCCCTCGTCGCACACGAACCCGGTCTTCGTCCTCGTCGGCAACAAGCCGATCCGGGCTTCGAAAGCCTCCGCCGACTGGTGTCTGAAGGCCGTGGACCGGTGCTGGGCCCAGAAGGAGGGTGCCATCCGCCCCTCCGAAAAAGAAGAGGCGAAGCGAGCCTACGACGCGGCCCGCGCGTCCTACTCGAAGATCCGGGGAGAGGCCGTCGGGGAATGA
- a CDS encoding ATP-dependent Clp protease ATP-binding subunit, producing MFERFTDRARKVMQLANQEAQRFNHEYVGTEHVLLGLIKEGSGVAANVLRNLDVDLRKIRNEVEKIVQAGPEMVTMGKLPQTPRAKKVIEYAIEEARNLNHNYVGTEHLLLGLLREQEGVAAQVLMNLNLKLEEVREEVLNLLGHGMDAGGESERGATSKGNKSKTPALDSFGRDLTDLARQAKLDPVIGRQNEIERVIQVLSRRTKNNPVLLGEAGVGKTAIVEGLAQMIVDGNVPELLRDRRIVVLDLAMMVAGTKYRGQFEERIKAVMNEVRRAKNTILFIDELHTLVGAGGAEGAIDASNVLKPALARGEVQCIGATTLDEYRKYIEKDGALERRFQTIVVEPPNKSEALEILRGLRDRYEAHHRVQITDDALEAAVELSDRYITGRCLPDKAIDVVDESGARVRLKAMTRPPDLKELDEQIERLNQDKEEAVANQDFERAAALRDQADKLKKKKETITREWRERSKEVDGTVDEEVIAEVVSKMTGIPLTRLETEETARLLKMEDELRKKVISQTEAIKRISEAVRRSRAGLKDPKRPIGSFVFAGPTGVGKTHLAKALAEFMFGDADALIQIDMSEYMEKHNVSRLIGAPPGYVGYEEGGQLTEKIRRRPYAVVLLDEIEKAHPDVYNMLLQIMEEGRLTDSFGRNVDFKNTIIIMTTNAGAEVTSVNAGFGFERGRNLDDATTYEQMKERLKVAIEKYFRPEFLNRLDDVIVFHSLTKNDLKTIVDIELSKIRGRMADRGLELALTDEAKDYIIVKGYNPDYGARPLRRAIENLIENPLAEELLRGLFTGKDKVIVEVEGDEENRKLKFHATTKAESQGPALAGVGGESAVGKGGNG from the coding sequence ATGTTTGAACGCTTCACCGACCGTGCTCGCAAGGTGATGCAACTGGCCAATCAAGAGGCCCAGCGCTTCAACCACGAGTACGTCGGAACCGAACACGTCCTTCTCGGCCTCATCAAGGAAGGGAGCGGCGTCGCCGCGAACGTCCTGAGGAACCTGGACGTCGACCTCCGCAAGATCCGCAACGAGGTCGAGAAGATCGTCCAGGCTGGGCCGGAAATGGTCACGATGGGCAAGCTGCCCCAGACACCTCGAGCCAAGAAGGTCATCGAGTACGCGATCGAGGAAGCCCGCAACCTGAACCACAATTACGTGGGGACCGAACACCTCCTGCTGGGGCTGTTGCGCGAGCAGGAAGGTGTGGCCGCCCAGGTCTTGATGAACCTGAACCTGAAGCTCGAAGAAGTGCGCGAGGAGGTGCTGAACTTGCTCGGTCACGGGATGGACGCTGGCGGCGAATCCGAACGCGGTGCCACGTCAAAAGGCAACAAGTCCAAGACTCCGGCCTTGGATTCTTTCGGACGCGACCTGACCGATCTGGCTCGGCAAGCAAAGCTGGATCCCGTCATCGGCCGCCAAAATGAAATCGAGCGCGTGATCCAGGTGCTCTCCCGCCGCACCAAGAACAACCCGGTGCTCCTGGGCGAGGCCGGCGTGGGCAAGACGGCGATCGTCGAGGGCCTGGCCCAGATGATCGTCGACGGCAACGTGCCCGAGCTGCTCCGCGACCGCCGGATCGTGGTGCTCGACCTGGCGATGATGGTCGCCGGGACCAAGTACCGCGGCCAGTTCGAGGAGCGGATCAAGGCCGTCATGAACGAGGTCCGGCGGGCCAAGAACACCATCCTGTTCATCGACGAGCTGCACACGCTCGTCGGGGCAGGCGGCGCGGAGGGGGCCATCGACGCCTCCAACGTCCTGAAGCCGGCGCTCGCCCGCGGCGAGGTCCAGTGCATCGGCGCGACGACGCTGGACGAGTATCGCAAGTACATCGAGAAGGACGGCGCCCTGGAGCGGCGGTTCCAGACGATCGTCGTCGAGCCGCCCAACAAGTCCGAGGCCCTGGAGATCCTCCGCGGCCTGCGCGACCGGTACGAGGCGCATCACCGCGTCCAGATCACCGACGACGCCCTCGAGGCGGCCGTCGAGCTCTCGGACCGCTACATCACGGGCCGCTGCCTGCCGGACAAGGCCATCGACGTGGTCGACGAGTCCGGCGCCCGGGTGCGGCTCAAGGCGATGACGCGGCCCCCGGACCTGAAGGAGCTCGACGAGCAGATCGAGCGCCTCAATCAGGACAAGGAAGAGGCCGTCGCCAACCAGGACTTCGAGCGGGCCGCGGCGCTCCGCGACCAGGCCGACAAGCTCAAGAAGAAGAAGGAGACGATCACCCGCGAGTGGCGTGAGCGCTCCAAGGAGGTCGACGGGACCGTCGACGAGGAGGTCATCGCCGAGGTCGTCAGCAAGATGACCGGCATCCCCCTCACGCGGCTCGAGACCGAGGAGACCGCCCGCCTCCTCAAGATGGAAGATGAGCTCCGCAAGAAGGTCATCTCCCAGACCGAGGCCATCAAGCGGATCAGCGAGGCCGTCCGGCGCAGCCGGGCCGGGCTCAAGGATCCCAAGCGGCCGATCGGCAGCTTCGTCTTCGCCGGCCCCACCGGCGTGGGCAAGACGCACCTGGCCAAGGCCCTCGCCGAGTTCATGTTCGGCGACGCCGACGCCCTGATCCAGATCGACATGTCCGAGTACATGGAGAAGCACAACGTCTCGCGGCTCATCGGCGCCCCTCCGGGCTACGTGGGCTACGAGGAGGGCGGCCAGCTCACGGAGAAGATCCGCCGCCGCCCGTACGCCGTGGTGCTGCTCGACGAGATCGAGAAGGCCCACCCGGACGTGTACAACATGCTCCTCCAGATCATGGAGGAGGGCCGGCTGACCGACAGCTTCGGCCGCAACGTCGACTTCAAGAACACGATCATCATCATGACGACCAACGCCGGGGCCGAGGTCACGAGCGTCAACGCCGGATTCGGCTTCGAACGGGGCCGGAACCTCGACGACGCGACGACCTACGAGCAGATGAAGGAACGGCTCAAGGTCGCCATCGAGAAGTACTTCCGCCCCGAGTTCCTGAACCGGCTCGACGACGTGATCGTCTTCCACTCGCTCACCAAGAACGACCTGAAGACGATCGTCGACATCGAGCTCTCCAAGATCCGGGGCCGGATGGCCGACCGGGGCCTCGAGCTGGCGCTCACCGACGAGGCGAAGGACTACATCATCGTCAAGGGCTACAACCCCGACTATGGTGCCCGCCCGCTCCGCCGCGCGATCGAGAACCTGATCGAGAACCCCCTCGCCGAGGAGCTCCTCCGGGGCCTCTTCACCGGCAAGGACAAGGTCATCGTCGAGGTCGAAGGGGACGAGGAGAATCGCAAGCTCAAGTTCCACGCGACCACCAAGGCCGAGTCCCAGGGCCCGGCCCTGGCCGGCGTGGGCGGCGAGTCCGCCGTCGGCAAGGGCGGCAACGGCTGA
- a CDS encoding zinc-binding metallopeptidase family protein, producing the protein MKVFHCGQCDHLIFFENFACTNCGHTLAFLPDRIDMVALERADGDHWNVLGAGNEGLTYKLCRNYTHENVCNWAVPADDPDPFCRSCRLNRVIPNLSQPGTTEAWAKLEAAKRRLLYSLLYLGLPVPTKAEEPERGLAFDFLADPPDDSAEPKVLTGHANGVITINIAEADDAEREKRRVGMHEPYRTLVGHFRHEVGHYYWDLLIKDSPQLDECRRLFGDDREDYGEALKRHYANGPRLDWASQFISAYASSHPWEDWAESWAHYLHMTATMDTAIRSGVSLQPGSPGEPTWKPKAAGAGYQDFSFDELMEGWFAVTYTMNNLNRCMGLPDAYPFVLATPVLDKLRFVHRVVRLSAETARRTGAVNGIKVELVEA; encoded by the coding sequence ATGAAGGTCTTCCACTGCGGGCAATGCGATCACCTGATCTTCTTCGAAAACTTCGCCTGCACCAATTGCGGCCATACGCTCGCCTTCCTGCCGGACCGGATCGACATGGTCGCGCTCGAGCGTGCCGACGGCGATCACTGGAACGTCCTCGGCGCCGGGAACGAAGGGCTGACCTATAAGCTCTGCCGGAACTACACGCACGAGAACGTCTGCAACTGGGCGGTCCCGGCCGACGACCCGGACCCCTTCTGCCGCTCCTGCCGCCTGAACCGGGTCATCCCGAACCTCAGCCAGCCGGGCACGACCGAGGCCTGGGCCAAGCTCGAGGCCGCCAAGCGCCGGCTGCTCTACTCGCTCCTCTACCTGGGACTGCCGGTGCCGACGAAGGCCGAGGAGCCGGAGCGGGGGCTCGCCTTCGACTTCCTCGCCGACCCGCCCGACGATTCGGCCGAGCCGAAGGTGCTGACCGGCCACGCCAACGGGGTCATCACCATCAACATCGCCGAGGCCGACGACGCGGAGCGCGAGAAGCGTCGGGTCGGCATGCACGAGCCCTATCGCACCCTCGTCGGCCACTTCCGCCACGAGGTGGGCCACTACTACTGGGACCTCCTGATCAAGGATTCGCCGCAGCTCGACGAGTGCCGCCGGCTCTTCGGCGACGACCGCGAGGATTACGGCGAGGCCCTGAAGCGGCACTATGCGAACGGGCCTCGCCTGGACTGGGCCTCGCAGTTCATCTCGGCTTACGCGAGCTCGCATCCCTGGGAGGACTGGGCGGAGTCCTGGGCCCACTACCTGCACATGACGGCCACGATGGACACGGCCATCCGCTCCGGCGTCTCTCTCCAGCCCGGCAGCCCCGGCGAGCCGACCTGGAAGCCGAAGGCCGCGGGCGCGGGCTACCAGGACTTCTCGTTCGACGAGCTCATGGAGGGCTGGTTCGCGGTCACCTACACCATGAACAACCTGAACCGGTGCATGGGCCTGCCCGACGCCTACCCGTTCGTCCTGGCGACGCCGGTGCTGGACAAGCTCCGGTTCGTCCACAGGGTCGTCCGGCTGTCGGCGGAGACGGCCCGCCGGACCGGGGCCGTGAACGGGATCAAGGTGGAGCTGGTCGAAGCCTGA
- a CDS encoding DUF1559 domain-containing protein, producing the protein MRALRRAFTLIELLVVIAIIAVLIALLLPAVQSAREAARRIQCTNNLKQLGLAFHNYLNAHNSLPPGRIWAPRPGKSSTDFPTIFSGVQNTTWFILMLPLIEQTNLANSFNFTLGAEGYYGPGLAPAAGFFANSTVSATKISSFQCPSDRDEHFQINPGYQGGVLSGPILTKGNYAVSWGNTDWGQNYSSDLGAQYMRSAFGHAGNISIASITDGTSNTVFTAEVLQGQTNDIRGVMWSIVPGGSSFMTRFTPNGLKDYLNLTNGGDYLNNDPGLFCTSEPVQQLPCFPGASDRGAFSGARSRHPGGINVGMGDGSVRFMKNTINAPIWIGLNTIAGGEVISADAY; encoded by the coding sequence ATGAGAGCGTTGCGCCGCGCGTTCACGCTGATCGAGCTCCTCGTCGTCATCGCGATCATCGCCGTCCTGATCGCGCTGCTCTTGCCCGCGGTCCAATCGGCCCGCGAGGCGGCCCGGCGCATCCAGTGTACGAACAACCTGAAACAACTGGGCCTGGCGTTCCACAACTACCTGAACGCCCACAATAGCCTGCCGCCCGGGCGCATCTGGGCCCCGCGGCCCGGCAAGTCGAGCACGGATTTCCCGACCATCTTCTCGGGCGTCCAGAACACCACCTGGTTCATCCTGATGCTCCCGCTCATCGAGCAGACGAACCTTGCGAACTCGTTCAATTTCACGCTCGGTGCCGAGGGCTACTACGGGCCGGGGCTGGCGCCGGCGGCCGGCTTCTTCGCCAACTCCACCGTGAGCGCCACCAAGATCTCGTCCTTCCAGTGCCCCAGCGACCGCGACGAGCACTTCCAGATCAACCCCGGCTATCAGGGCGGCGTCCTGAGCGGCCCGATCCTGACGAAGGGCAACTATGCGGTGAGCTGGGGCAACACCGACTGGGGCCAGAATTACAGCTCCGACCTGGGCGCCCAGTACATGCGTTCCGCCTTCGGCCATGCCGGGAACATCTCGATCGCGTCGATCACCGACGGCACCAGCAATACTGTCTTCACCGCGGAGGTCCTTCAGGGGCAGACGAACGACATCCGCGGCGTGATGTGGTCGATCGTGCCCGGCGGGTCGTCGTTCATGACGCGGTTCACGCCCAACGGGCTGAAGGACTACCTGAACCTCACCAACGGCGGCGACTACCTCAACAACGACCCCGGGCTCTTCTGCACGAGCGAGCCGGTCCAGCAGCTCCCCTGCTTCCCGGGCGCCAGCGACCGCGGGGCGTTCTCGGGGGCCCGCAGCCGACACCCCGGCGGCATCAACGTGGGCATGGGGGACGGCTCCGTCCGGTTCATGAAGAACACGATCAACGCGCCGATCTGGATCGGCCTGAACACCATCGCCGGCGGCGAGGTGATCAGCGCCGACGCATACTGA
- a CDS encoding SAM-dependent methyltransferase yields the protein MDVRLASSRFPRSSAYHPDWVLKNAATGSSNPLWLAEWLAEAMELRPGMRVLDLGCGRAITSIFLAREFSVQVWATDLWFPASGNARRIRDAGLEDRVFPIHADARSLPFAGEFFDAIVSVDSYYYYGTDDLYLNYLAHFVKPAGQIGIAGAGLVGELDGTLPEHLAGFWTNDLWSLHSAAWWRRHWERSGIVSVEVADALDDGWRRWLEWQRIVAPDNGPEIEAVEADAGRTLAHVRAVGRRKADAVFQDYCWPDTLRSVPDSYEPEPLLRESGIDPR from the coding sequence GTGGACGTACGCCTGGCCTCCTCGCGGTTCCCGCGATCCTCCGCCTACCATCCGGATTGGGTCCTGAAGAACGCGGCCACCGGCTCCTCCAACCCGCTCTGGCTCGCCGAATGGCTGGCCGAGGCCATGGAGCTGAGGCCCGGCATGCGCGTGCTCGACCTGGGCTGCGGCCGCGCCATCACGTCGATCTTTCTGGCCCGGGAGTTCTCCGTTCAGGTCTGGGCGACCGACCTCTGGTTCCCGGCCTCGGGGAATGCCAGGCGGATCCGCGACGCCGGCCTGGAGGATCGCGTCTTCCCGATCCACGCCGACGCCCGTTCCCTCCCCTTCGCGGGGGAGTTCTTCGATGCGATCGTCTCCGTCGATTCGTACTACTACTACGGCACGGATGATCTTTACCTGAACTACCTGGCCCACTTCGTGAAGCCGGCGGGCCAGATCGGGATCGCCGGCGCCGGGCTCGTCGGCGAGCTGGACGGGACCTTGCCCGAGCATCTGGCCGGCTTCTGGACGAACGACCTCTGGAGCCTCCACTCCGCCGCCTGGTGGAGGCGGCACTGGGAGAGGTCCGGGATCGTCTCCGTCGAGGTCGCCGATGCGCTCGACGACGGGTGGCGCCGCTGGCTCGAGTGGCAGCGGATCGTCGCCCCGGACAATGGGCCGGAGATCGAGGCCGTGGAGGCGGACGCCGGGCGCACGCTGGCCCACGTGCGGGCCGTCGGTCGGCGGAAGGCGGATGCGGTCTTTCAGGATTATTGCTGGCCCGATACCCTGAGGTCCGTGCCCGACTCCTACGAACCTGAACCGCTGCTCCGCGAATCCGGGATCGATCCTCGATGA
- a CDS encoding cyanophycinase: MKHPDASSSWRPTVLPCVILFFLARYPSASSGGPPSAPPADAGPRGSLVIVGGGGMPASIRSAFLERAGGKAARLVVIPTASEDADGPPAAREEFLEPWRKAGVEAPTLLHTRSRDAANAPGFSKPIEEATAVWVSGGDQSRVTDAYLGTAVERSLRSLLDRGGVIGGTSAGAAIMSRVMITGGRRRATVGTGFGFLPGVVVDQHALRRNRIPRLLGVLAEHPSLSGIAIDERTAFVVDGSRWRVLGDSYVVACRRRPAWGDLDIGVYHAGDEGVLKDGEAVLTTTTIEDD; encoded by the coding sequence ATGAAGCACCCCGACGCGTCGTCCTCCTGGCGTCCGACGGTCTTGCCCTGCGTCATCCTGTTCTTCCTCGCGCGGTACCCGTCGGCGTCCTCGGGGGGGCCGCCATCCGCTCCGCCGGCCGACGCCGGGCCGCGGGGCTCGCTCGTGATCGTCGGCGGCGGGGGCATGCCCGCCTCGATCCGGAGCGCCTTCCTGGAGCGGGCGGGGGGCAAGGCGGCGAGGCTCGTCGTCATCCCGACGGCCAGCGAGGACGCGGACGGGCCGCCCGCGGCTCGGGAAGAGTTCCTGGAGCCGTGGAGGAAGGCGGGAGTCGAAGCCCCGACCCTCCTCCATACCCGATCGAGGGACGCGGCGAACGCGCCGGGCTTCTCGAAGCCGATCGAAGAGGCGACCGCGGTCTGGGTGAGCGGCGGAGACCAGTCCAGGGTGACCGACGCCTACCTCGGAACCGCCGTCGAGAGATCGCTCCGCTCCCTGCTGGACCGAGGGGGCGTCATCGGCGGCACGTCGGCCGGCGCGGCCATCATGTCCCGCGTCATGATCACCGGCGGTCGCCGGAGGGCCACCGTCGGCACCGGCTTCGGATTCCTGCCCGGGGTCGTGGTGGACCAGCACGCCCTGAGGAGGAATCGGATCCCCCGCCTCCTCGGCGTCCTGGCCGAGCATCCGTCGCTCTCCGGGATCGCGATCGACGAGCGGACCGCGTTCGTCGTGGACGGGTCGAGGTGGCGCGTCCTCGGCGATTCGTACGTCGTCGCGTGCCGGCGGAGGCCCGCCTGGGGGGACCTCGACATCGGCGTGTATCACGCGGGCGACGAGGGCGTCCTGAAGGACGGGGAAGCCGTCCTCACGACGACGACGATCGAGGACGATTGA